One Planctomycetota bacterium DNA segment encodes these proteins:
- a CDS encoding Ig-like domain-containing protein, which produces MISARRVRVVLLGVWFVVALAAPGYAKRPSNTPPVAGDDSYAIAEDQPLDVPAPGVLSNDTDANGDPLTAAPLSLPSHGTLLLSASGAFLYVPDANFSGADSFTYTVSDGKGGSDTATVTITISPVNDPPVAVDDAYQVAQGGDLVVKLPGLRANDWDAEGNPLRAVLVSPPSHGTLAVYDGTGDYPALSFRYTPDPAFVGQDTFTYKVNDGQADSAPATVTISVLASRVYRLPDAELMSSGFGQLSGYSSSSSTLDSRTDVAGQGVVYGLTLKGADAGKIGIGEPDWPIAAAAGLDYDPGVPGGCQPHDNSSLAAYSCYEMTVSYLSGPAGSTINIGLFMNTGLTGASGYPSSDGTNDTWWGSEWVTLALGETKTVTLYFSGAEAWNISDNKVPHSEGGTAAPNGGRYAINFRDRHEITNIGLQVADFDGGTLLTDGYPIQIALNVPGQPQPPVANNDSAATVEGSPVTIAVLANDSADATKVTNLTQPANGQATLNANNTVTYTPNAGFVGTDSFTYTANNGLLDSAPATVTVTVSEATHDVSGTITLGSNPLGGIQVKLYIEVQGPKGASWKTVTSATTDAQGRYAFDGLQVGGRYRVAPVSRTYSFVPDVVDFTFWGAPVEDVSFAAVLLSAKSGTKEASDF; this is translated from the coding sequence ATGATTTCGGCGAGGAGGGTGCGCGTCGTTCTGCTGGGGGTTTGGTTCGTCGTTGCGCTCGCTGCGCCAGGCTATGCCAAGAGGCCCTCAAACACCCCGCCCGTCGCAGGCGATGACTCGTACGCCATCGCCGAGGACCAGCCCCTCGATGTGCCCGCTCCGGGCGTCCTGAGCAACGACACCGACGCGAACGGCGACCCGCTCACCGCCGCCCCGCTCTCCCTGCCGTCCCATGGCACGCTCCTGCTGAGTGCGAGCGGAGCGTTCCTCTACGTTCCCGACGCCAATTTCAGCGGCGCCGACAGCTTCACCTACACCGTCTCGGACGGGAAGGGCGGCAGCGACACGGCGACCGTCACCATCACGATCAGCCCGGTCAACGACCCGCCGGTGGCGGTGGACGACGCCTACCAGGTCGCCCAGGGCGGCGATCTGGTCGTCAAGCTCCCTGGGCTGCGGGCCAACGACTGGGATGCCGAGGGCAACCCGCTGAGGGCGGTCCTCGTGAGCCCTCCGAGCCACGGCACCCTGGCGGTTTACGACGGCACCGGAGACTACCCGGCGCTTTCCTTCCGCTACACGCCAGACCCTGCCTTCGTTGGCCAGGACACGTTCACGTACAAGGTGAACGACGGCCAGGCAGACAGCGCCCCCGCCACCGTGACCATCAGCGTGCTGGCCAGCCGGGTCTACCGCCTGCCCGATGCGGAGCTGATGAGCAGCGGGTTCGGCCAGCTCTCCGGCTACAGCTCGAGCAGCAGCACGCTCGACAGCCGCACCGACGTGGCGGGCCAAGGCGTGGTGTACGGGCTAACGCTGAAGGGCGCAGACGCCGGTAAGATCGGCATCGGCGAGCCCGACTGGCCCATCGCGGCCGCGGCCGGGCTGGACTACGACCCCGGCGTGCCCGGCGGCTGCCAACCGCACGATAACTCGAGTCTCGCCGCCTACAGTTGCTACGAGATGACCGTCTCATACCTCAGCGGGCCGGCCGGCAGCACCATCAACATCGGCCTGTTCATGAACACCGGGCTGACAGGCGCGAGCGGGTACCCTTCGAGCGACGGGACCAACGACACCTGGTGGGGCAGTGAATGGGTCACGCTCGCGCTGGGCGAGACGAAGACGGTCACGCTCTACTTCAGCGGGGCCGAGGCCTGGAACATCAGCGACAACAAAGTGCCTCACTCGGAGGGCGGCACGGCGGCGCCCAATGGCGGCAGGTACGCCATCAACTTCCGAGACCGGCACGAGATCACCAATATCGGGCTCCAGGTCGCCGACTTCGACGGCGGCACGCTGCTCACCGACGGCTACCCCATCCAGATCGCGCTCAACGTCCCAGGGCAGCCCCAGCCGCCGGTTGCCAACAACGACTCGGCCGCCACTGTGGAGGGCAGCCCCGTCACCATCGCCGTGCTGGCCAACGATAGCGCGGACGCCACCAAGGTCACGAATCTCACCCAGCCCGCGAACGGTCAGGCGACCCTGAACGCCAACAACACCGTCACCTATACGCCCAACGCGGGTTTCGTCGGCACCGACTCGTTCACGTACACCGCCAACAACGGCCTCCTCGACAGCGCGCCTGCCACCGTCACCGTCACCGTGTCGGAGGCGACGCATGACGTCTCGGGCACGATCACGTTGGGGAGCAACCCCCTGGGCGGAATCCAGGTGAAGCTGTACATCGAAGTCCAGGGCCCGAAGGGGGCCTCGTGGAAGACCGTCACCTCCGCCACGACCGATGCGCAGGGGCGCTATGCCTTCGACGGCCTGCAAGTCGGCGGGCGCTATAGGGTCGCCCCCGTGAGCAGGACCTACAGCTTCGTCCCGGATGTCGTTGACTTCACCTTCTGGGGCGCCCCCGTGGAGGACGTGAGCTTCGCCGCCGTCCTCCTGTCGGCCAAGTCTGGGACC